TCGCCGTACAAAAACGCCTGGTTTTCTGTGGCTTCACTGTAAGCCAGGCGCACAGCACCGCTAGGCAAAGAAAAAGCATCAAAATGCCAGTGATAGACCGTGGATAACTCTGGCAAGCCCGCAAACATCGGCATGGCTTTTGCCTCATCGGTCCAACGAATCGGAAACCAACCAATTTCAGGCAACTGATTTCGAGTAACCGTGCCGCCCAGCACGTCAGCGATCATTTGCGCGCCCAGGCAAACACCAATCACCTGTTTGCCTGCTTTCAGTGCTTGTTCAATAAAATGCTTTTCGTTCAAAATCCAAGGGTGCTGATCATGATCGTGCACCCCCATGGGACCGCCCATGATCACTAACACATCAAATTCATCGGGATGGGGAAAATCAACGGACTGAAAAGGCAGACTCACAGAAAAGCTCGCGTTTTTAATCTCAGCCCAGTGACGAATATGGCCAAGCCCTTCAAAAGGGACGTGCTGAATAGTGTGTAATCGCATGGAGAGCTCGCTTTTTGATGCTTATTATCCCTTGATCAGGATCAAGGTCAAGCCTGCTTGTGTGAAGCTTGCAAATAACATACTCTAAGCACCATGTTAAACCTCATCTTTGCCGCTGATCCAGGACGCGTTCGCTTAAAACTTGCGACGCGCACACTACTGTCTGCCGTTGCAGGGGGTGCAGCCGGCTTCGCGCTGGGACCCTTTAGCGTCATTCTTGCGGTGCTTTCCGGCTTATTCTGCCAAATGAGTATTTACGGCTATAACGCCAAAGAAAAGTTACTGCACGGCTTCATTGTAACCATCACTTTTTGCGCCTGCTACAGCCTAGGCACACTGTCAAAAAACTGGACTTATGCCCCTGACGCCTTGCTCGTCATTGCTGCCTTCGCCGCTTTTTACTGCAAACGTTTCGGCCCAAGCTTTGCCATGTTTCCAGTGTTCTCCTGGATGATGATTTTCATGGCCACCATTTTTAA
The window above is part of the Gammaproteobacteria bacterium CG11_big_fil_rev_8_21_14_0_20_46_22 genome. Proteins encoded here:
- a CDS encoding amidotransferase — encoded protein: MRLHTIQHVPFEGLGHIRHWAEIKNASFSVSLPFQSVDFPHPDEFDVLVIMGGPMGVHDHDQHPWILNEKHFIEQALKAGKQVIGVCLGAQMIADVLGGTVTRNQLPEIGWFPIRWTDEAKAMPMFAGLPELSTVYHWHFDAFSLPSGAVRLAYSEATENQAFLYGDQALALQCHLEMEPRVVQSLVSRFPEVLDTTQHYIQSAEVMLEDNARFEQSSHFLYQILNHFVKKGCP